In Astyanax mexicanus isolate ESR-SI-001 chromosome 5, AstMex3_surface, whole genome shotgun sequence, a single window of DNA contains:
- the LOC103042259 gene encoding keratin, type II cytoskeletal 8: MAQRGSRPGFSSRSYTPSNTRVYPSVASSSVDPLLNSPVSKMDPQDQEAKTKEKDQMVGLNDKFVAFIDKVRHLEEQNKILETRLKILLEQDSYKGNIDDIVKELAADLRRQIDGLDRDKDKLESEVVKSNDEVDNTRDRYENEIQKKTDLENDFVLTKKDVDDSYMQRVQLELELEDITRELEFLRRGFDEEIKELQSLIRNETVVVKTGSNRNLDMDEILQSVKAQYENMASRSREEAEQWNKRKMDDMVQKAGKHEQDVKDVRKEISDTQRSIQRLLAEIEALKRKKSNLEDDIRNSEIGGQQTLDDARDQIAQLEEALRRDKQLMARQVREYQELMNLKLALDIEIATYRKLLEGEEMRLADQRRDQFDY, translated from the exons ATGGCACAGAGAGGCAGCAGACCCGGCTTCAGCAGCCGGTCCTACACCCCCTCTAACACCAGGGTCTACCCGAGCGTGGCCTCCTCCAGCGTGGACCCCCTGCTCAACTCACCCGTCAGCAAAATGGACCCTCAGGACCAGGAGGCCAAAACCAAGGAGAAGGACCAGATGGTCGGACTCAATGACAAGTTTGTCGCTTTCATTGACAAG gttcgTCATTTAGAGGAACAGAACAAAATCCTGGAAACCCGGCTAAAGATTCTGCTGGAGCAGGACAGCTACAAGGGGAACATAGACGACATCGTGAAAGAACTGGCTGCAGATCTGAGGAGACAGATTGACGGGCTGGACCGAGACAAGGACAAGCTGGAGTCTGAGGTGGTGAAGTCCAACGATGAGGTGGACAACACCCGGGACAG GTACGAGAACGAGATCCAGAAGAAGACTGACCTGGAAAATGACTTTGTTCTCACTAAGAAG gaTGTGGATGATAGTTATATGCAGAGGGtgcagctggagctggagctggaggacATCACACGCGAGCTGGAATTCCTCAGGCGTGGATTTGATGAA GAGATAAAGGAGCTCCAGTCTCTGATCCGGAACGAGACGGTGGTGGTGAAGACGGGAAGTAATCGGAACCTGGACATGGATGAGATCCTGCAGAGTGTTAAGGCCCAGTACGAGAACATGGCCTCCCGCAGCCGAGAGGAGGCGGAGCAGTGGAACAAGAGGAAG ATGGACGACATGGTGCAGAAAGCAGGGAAGCATGAGCAAGATGTGAAAGATGTCAGGAAGGAGATCTCAGATACTCAGAGGAGCATCCAGAGACTCCTCGCTGAGATTGAAGCTCTCAAGAGGAAG AAAAGTAATCTGGAAGACGACATCAGGAACTCTGAGATCGGCGGGCAGCAAACTCTGGACGATGCTCGGGACCAAATCGCACAGCTGGAGGAGGCGCTCCGCAGAGACAAGCAGCTGATGGCCCGACAGGTCCGCGAGTACCAGGAGCTCATGAACCTCAAGCTGGCCCTGGACATCGAGATCGCCACCTACAGGAAACTTCTGGAAGGAGAGGAGATGAG GCTGGCTGACCAGAGGCGTGATCAGTTTG ATTACTAA
- the LOC107197504 gene encoding G-protein coupled bile acid receptor 1: MAGMVCNDTRTSAEEAQLIYAITLPLSAAIILANLSVILGITCSRQLHNPPNYFYLSLLVADLGTGVAVPFIPWMNRSRSLGFSSCLLVHVFPNFLFLAFMFNLVLVHYERYLSIVSPMLPGHFCPRRHFIPALLAVWLLPLLVSLLPAFGWNNRDGRGKAGGGCCGVLENANTTTVHSELSSSSLFKDSCCTYHIVFTDAYIYLEVYGLLTPAVLLIAAMTGRVLWITRGQLKDIQRLQRAVTTAERQRKLDLRYARSVATVSLAFLACWLPYIIYTHVNMAFLLNRQTRVNQTAQIVLLCTGLGGMAAVPLLLGLANREYTDPARRLLCKVWHRWRRTRPQRGVNLRGGDAY; the protein is encoded by the coding sequence ATGGCTGGCATGGTCTGCAACGATACGAGAACCAGCGCGGAAGAGGCTCAGCTGATCTATGCCATCACCCTGCCTCTGTCCGCCGCCATCATCCTCGCCAACCTGTCCGTCATCCTGGGCATCACCTGCAGCCGGCAGCTCCACAACCCCCCCAACTACTTCTACCTGAGTCTGCTGGTGGCGGATCTGGGCACGGGGGTGGCAGTGCCCTTTATCCCCTGGATGAACAGGAGTCGGTCTCTGGGCTTCTCCTCTTGCCTGCTGGTGCACGTCTTTCCCAACTTCCTGTTCCTGGCCTTCATGTTTAACCTGGTGCTGGTTCATTATGAGCGCTACCTGAGCATCGTCAGCCCGATGCTGCCGGGACACTTCTGCCCGCGCCGGCACTTTATCCCCGCCCTGCTGGCCGTGTGGCTGCTGCCGCTGCTCGTCTCCCTGCTGCCTGCTTTTGGCTGGAACAACCGGGATGGGCGCGGTAAGGCcggtggtggttgctgtggtgttttggAGAATGCTAACACTACCACGGTTCACTCTGAGCTGAGTTCCTCATCTCTATTTAAAGACTCTTGTTGCACGTATCACATCGTCTTCACCGACGCGTACATCTACCTGGAGGTTTACGGCCTGCTGACGCCCGCCGTCCTCCTGATCGCCGCCATGACGGGTCGGGTGCTGTGGATCACCCGGGGGCAGCTGAAGGACATCCAGCGGCTGCAGCGAGCCGTCACCACCGCAGAACGCCAGCGTAAGCTGGACCTGCGCTACGCCCGCTCTGTGGCCACCGTCTCGCTGGCCTTTCTGGCCTGCTGGTTGCCCTATATCATCTACACTCACGTGAACATGGCTTTCCTCCTGAACCGCCAGACACGCGTCAATCAGACGGCTCAGATCGTGCTGCTGTGCACCGGGTTGGGTGGCATGGCTGCCGTGCCGCTGCTCTTGGGTCTCGCCAACAGGGAGTATACTGACCCCGCCAGGAGACTGCTGTGTAAGGTGTGGCACCGCTGGCGCCGGACGCGGCCGCAGAGGGGTGTTAACCTTCGCGGGGGAGATGCATATTAA
- the LOC103022646 gene encoding keratin, type I cytoskeletal 18 has product MSRNSASSMFGGAGGQGTRASVSTLQALRNAMRPESQQQPQGGGALAPPPADDKKTMESLNNRLSGYLGRVRKLEKSNQELEEQIRDILEKRGQTADRDWDKIEKPLADLRKEIRDKTMENARLLLQIDNSKLANEDLKNKLDTESIARQNLEHDLSDLRRVIDDSQLARLDLESQIESGKEELAFLKKEHRDEVAVLKEKIKESSVTVEADSSHSNLSSTVNKIRDQYEKLAVKNREETDDWYKNKFENIKVEVAKNTESLQNSRTELTELRRTKQLREIDVQALQSMIVSLEETLRDSEGRYGKELARLNRILQQLGAELTKVRDQVERQAQEYQALLNVKMKLEAEIDSYRCLLGATDDSANFSLEQAIQNEAK; this is encoded by the exons ATGTCTCGTAACAGTGCCAGCAGTATGTTTGGTGGGGCGGGGGGTCAGGGCACCCGGGCCTCGGTCTCCACTCTCCAGGCCCTGAGGAACGCCATGCGTCCTGAGAGCCAGCAGCAGCCGCAGGGCGGTGGAGCTCTGGCTCCTCCACCTGCTGATGATAAGAAGACCATGGAGAGCCTGAACAACCGCCTGTCCGGGTACCTGGGCCGAGTGCGGAAACTGGAGAAATCCAACCAGGAGCTGGAGGAGCAAATCAGAGACATCCTGGAGAAGAGGGGGCAGACGGCCGACCGGGACTGGGACAAGATCGAGAAACCTCTGGCTGATCTGAGGAAGGAG ATCCGTGACAAGACGATGGAAAATGCCCGCCTTCTGCTGCAGATAGACAACAGCAAACTGGCCAACGAAGACCTGAAAAACAA GTTGGATACGGAAAGCATTGCCCGTCAGAACCTGGAGCATGACCTCTCTGATCTGAGGAGAGTGATCGATGACTCTCAGCTGGCTCGCCTCGACCTGGAGAGTCAGATCGAGTCTGGAAAGGAGGAGCTCGCCTTCCTCAAGAAAGAGCACCGCGAC GAAGTCGCTGTGCTGAAGGAGAAGATCAAGGAGTCCAGTGTGACGGTGGAGGCAGACTCCTCCCACTCGAACCTGAGCAGCACCGTCAACAAGATCCGCGACCAGTACGAGAAGCTGGCTGTTAAGAACCGCGAGGAGACTGATGATTGGTACAAAAACAAG TTCGAGAACATTAAAGTGGAGGTGGCGAAGAACACCGAGTCCCTTCAGAACAGCAGGACTGAGCTCACCGAGCTCCGCCGCACTAAACAACTGAGAGAAATCGACGTCCAGGCTTTGCAGAGCATG ATCGTGTCTCTGGAGGAAACGCTGAGGGACTCGGAGGGCCGCTATGGGAAGGAATTGGCGCGTCTGAACCGGATCCTCCAGCAGCTCGGAGCTGAACTCACTAAAGTGCGAGATCAGGTGGAGCGTCAGGCCCAGGAGTACCAGGCTCTGCTCAATGTGAAGATGAAGCTGGAGGCTGAGATTGACAGCTACCGCTGCCTGCTGGGAGCAACTGATGACAG TGCAAACTTTTCCCTGGAGCAGGCTATTCAGAATGAGG CTAAGTAA